In a single window of the Prinia subflava isolate CZ2003 ecotype Zambia chromosome 3, Cam_Psub_1.2, whole genome shotgun sequence genome:
- the LOC134548515 gene encoding uncharacterized protein LOC134548515, translated as MGCCSCRLPENSILVSCAQNKLELEGKVFREGLVHNAGSLLCLQDPKYPAENLLNKNGIKPWLGCLKDHSRQLSVELQLQRASPIGCVDVGNYGCAFLQMGVGHSSWPCDQPYLTLVPTVTLMAPADLKLDQNHGGVWMFKEGDPGRRSRLWKLEGAAWRPAHLSRSTRMALAAWNQALRPGAGTSTVRGHPELLAEMWEVPQCQDSALDVPAAPVSACRQLDRHCVPSLVGRQLPAGSAPHTRLPVCRRPHRTGPQLTSVMVMLMVVRRRAERVLRENSPGKFGLLSSCDGVSQRMGLLLLSWHWKGITAYSQAAMRTIREGVSPNPLSSQHQGESVTTTSPSLSTGCFLLDLLPTHGSQCAEDPTAAWPFLSPDAWVSCPICQLPFGLAEVKQHASNCGETPGWHPVLTPVPAVGQQSWGQTLCHHAGG; from the exons ATGGGGTGTTGTTCCTGTAGGTTACCAGAGAATTCCATCCTTGTCTCCTGTGCCCAGAacaagctggagctggaggggaaGGTGTTTAGAGAGGGCTTGGTGCATAATGCTGGGtccctgctgtgtttgcaggacCCTAAGTACCCAGCAGAGAACCTGCTGAATAAGAATGGCATAAAGCCCTGGCTTGGCTGCCTCAAAGAtcacagcaggcagctgagTGTGGAGCTGCAACTACAGAGAGCCAGTCCCATTGGCTGTGTTGATGTTG ggaactACGGCTGCGCCTTCCTGCAGATGGGGGTTGGACATTCCTCATGGCCCTGTGACCAGCCCTATCTCACCTTGGTGCCCACTGTCACACTGATGGCACCAGCTGACTTGAAGCTGGACCAGAATCATGGTGGGGTTTGGATGTTTAAGGAAG GAGATCCGGGGAGGAGGAGCCGCCTGTGGAagctggaaggggctgcctgGAGGCCGGCCCATCTCAGCCGCTCCACCCGGATGGCATTGGCAGCGTGGAACCAGGCTCTGAGGCCCGGAGCTGGCACGAGCACCGTGAGGGGTCATccggagctgctggcagagatgTGGGAAGTCCCACAGTGCCAG GATTCTGCACTGGATGTCCCTGCAGCACCCGTGAGcgcctgcaggcagctggacaGGCACTGTGTTCCCAGCCTTGTTGGCAG GCAGCTTCCTGCTGGATCTGCTCCCCACACACGGCTCCCAGTGTGCAGAAGACCCCACCGCA CGGGGCCCCAGCTCACATCCGTCATGGTGATGTTGATGGTCGTGCGGCGCCGGGCTGAGCGGGTCTTGCGCGAGAATTCACCCGGGAAGTttgggctgctctccagctgtgACGGCGTCTCACAAAGGATGGGG ctcctgctgctgtcctggcacTGGAAGGGTATCACAGCGTATTCCCAGGCTGCCATGAGAACCATCAGGGAGGGTGTCAGTCCCAATCCCTTATCATCTCAACACCAGGGAGAGTCTGTGACAACCACATCACCTTCTCTATCTACAGGCTGCTTCCTGCTGGATCTGCTCCCCACACACGGCTCCCAGTGTGCAGAAGACCCCACCGCAGCCTGGCCTTTCTTATCCCCTGATGCCTGGGTGTCCTGCCCCATTTGCCAGCTGCCCTTTGGCCTGGCAGAGGTGAAGCAGCATGCCAGCAACTGTGGGGAGACACCAGGGTGGCACCCTGTCCTCACCCCAGTGCCTGCAGtaggacagcagagctggggacaaaCCCTGTGTCACCACGCCGGGGGCTGA